The proteins below are encoded in one region of Chrysemys picta bellii isolate R12L10 chromosome 4, ASM1138683v2, whole genome shotgun sequence:
- the LOC135982861 gene encoding olfactory receptor 5AR1-like — MTARNHTRVTEFIFVGFTDHPDLQIPLFMLFLVMYVVSLMGNLGMIGLIMVETRLHTPMYFFLSQMSIVDIGYSTAIAPRMLMTFVAETRSIPLIECAAQLFFVCFFVTNECCLLAVIAYDRFKAICNPLLYRAIMSKRHCVLLVAGTYVCGSVNSIVQTLFIFSLSFCSSNVVNHFFCDVPPMLKLSCSDTHVTDLVLFTFSTVIVTTTFLGVLISYMCILLAILRIRSAKGRRKTFSTCASHLTVVTMFYGTLICIYLRPSSSYLMDQDKVTSVFYALVIPMLNPLIYSLRNKEVNDAFKRVIYKKIFYWSL, encoded by the coding sequence ATGACAGCGAGAAACCACACCAGGGTGACCGAGTTCATTTTCGTAGGATTCACAGATCATCCAGATCTACAGATCCCCCTCTTTATGTTGTTCCTAGTGATGTATGTGGTCAGCCTGatggggaatcttgggatgatagGGTTAATCATGGTTGAAACCCGACTtcatacccccatgtactttttcctaagCCAGATGTCCATTGTAGATATTGGATATTCCACTGCCATAGCTCCCAGGATGCTAATGACCTTTGTAGCAGAGACTAGAAGCATTCCTTTGATTGAGTGTGCGGCACAACTATTCTTCGTCTGTTTCTTTGTGACCAATGAATGTTGCCTCCTGGCTGTGATTGCGTATGACCGCTTCAAAGCTATCTGTAATCCACTGCTATACAGAGCCATTATGTCCAAGAGACACTGTGTCCTGTTAGTGGCTGGTACATATGTATGTGGCTCTGTGAATTCAATTGTGCAAACTCTATTTATATTCAGTCTGTCCTTCTGCAGCTCCAATGTtgtcaaccatttcttctgtgatgtgcccCCCATGCTGAAGCTGTCCTGCTCTGACACCCATGTCACTGACCTTGTACTTTTCACTTTCTCTACTGTAATTGTCACGACTACTTTCCTGGGTGTCCTAATCTCCTACATGTGCATCCTTCTGGCCATTCTCAGGATCCGTTCTGCCAAGGGGAGACGCAAAACCTTTTCCACCTGTGCCTCCCACCTGACAGTCGTCACTATGTTTTATGGGACGctgatatgtatatatttaagacCCAGTTCTAGCTACTTGATGGACCAAGACAAGGTTACCTCTGTGTTTTATGCCCTtgtgatccccatgttgaaccccctgatctacagcctgcgAAACAAGGAGGTAAATGATGCCTTTAAAAGGGTGATATACAAGAAGATTTTTTATTGGTCATTATAA